The Erythrobacter litoralis HTCC2594 nucleotide sequence CCGCCCTGCTCGTAGCGCGGAGCGAACCAGGGAGCGACGACATTGCCGATGCGCGGCGATGCGAAGTTCAGGATCTGGAGGCAGGCGCCTTGCGGTAGCCCTTCGGAAAAGAACTGCCCGAGGATCTCGCCGGTCTGTTCGTCAGCTCCGATCAGCGGGGTCACTTCGAGGACGAAGCCTTTCGAGCGCGCGTTGCGGTAGAGCTTCGCGCCTTCATCATAGACCCGATAAGGGAGCCAGTCTGAAAGCATATCGAGCCCGAAATGAGCGCGTTCGCTTTCGGCACGTGCCGTATCGGCAAAGAGCCTGCGCGATAGAGCGTCGCGCGCTGTGGCCAGGGATAGGGTCACTGGCTTTCTCCTTCATATTTGTCAGGATGGGGGACCGGCTCGCGGGGAGGGACAAACGAGCCGGGTCCCCCGGGTTCCGGCGCGTTGGCGCCGGGCATCGCCGGAACGGGCTGCAGGGGGATAAACAGCTGTTCCGGCAATGGTTCGTCGTGATTGTTTTGAGGTGCGGTGATCTCTTCGCGGGTTGCAGCGATGTTCGCGCCCAGCGAGCGAAGGATATCCCTCCGCCCTTGCGGTGCGCGCCGGCCCGTTCCGACAGCTTCAGGCAGCGTCACGTGCACAACCCGCGCTTCGTGGTCACGGCCTGCTTCGTCGCGGTAGGCCGCGATGACGACCTGCAGGCGGCGAACGGCTTCGTCTGTTTGCGGCACAGGGCGGTGCACGTGTTTGACGTCGCCTCGGTCGATGCCGGTTGCCCCGGCATCGATCATCGAAGTGGGCGCGCAGGTTCCATCGGGCGCGCGGCAGGCAAAATTGCCGTTCACATTGGTCCCGAAGCTGGTGCATCCGCTCGCCAAAAGCAGCGCTGCTGGCAGAGCGGTTGTTCGAAGGATCGGGGGCCGGCTCATTGTCCGCTTCCCTTCGCCCCGGCCGCGAAGCGGCGGATTGTCGCGGCATCGCGGTAGCCATGGAGAACGGCTCCGTCGCGGGCGCGCACGATCACCGGCGTGCCATTGAAACCGTTTGCCTTTGCAAAGGCCTCGTTGGCATCGAGCGCCTTGGCTCGGCTGCAACTTTTGCCGTTCGCCGGAGCTTGTCCGGCATAGGCCGCATGCAGCGCCTTTGCTGGATCCTTAGCGCAGATCACGGCTTCGGAAAGCTTCCGGCTCGCTGCACCGAAGATCGAAATCGGTCGCTCTTCGACATGCACCTTGGCCTTGGCGAGTTCGCCTGCAAGGCGCTGGCAATAGCCGCACTGGAAATCCGAGAAGACCACAAACTTTTCGCCCTTCGGGTTGCCCCAGTGGATCGCACCGTCTTCAGGGAGGGTGGAGAGATCGACCCGCGTAGTGGCCGCTTTTGTCGGGGTTTTGTTCGGGCCACCTTGGGCCTCGCCTCCGGCGCGCGGCGCACCGGCGGCAAGCAGGTCGGGATTGAGTTCGAGGAGCCGCGCAGCGGTGACATCGCGCCGCTCCTCCATGTCGTAGAGACGGCCGACGAACAGGTAGCGCGCGGTCTCATCGATGTAGAAAAGCGTGTCGTTCGAGACAACTTCGCACCAGGGGCCGAGCCTGTCGCAGTCGATGGTATCGATCGGGGTCTTAGGCAGCCGCAGTTTCAACGCCTGCGCGACATCGCCAGCCAGAGATGAAGCCGATGCAGGAATGGCGGTGACAGCCGAGACCCCGAGTGTCAGCAATGCAGCGGCACCCGAGCAGGCAAGCGCAAGGTGGGCGGCGCGGGCCTTCAGGCCCGGCCGGTGATCATTGTAGTTCATTTAGAAGAGCTCCTGACATGGACGCCGTCGAGAAAGACGATTTCGACTTCGATGCCGGTCGGCATCTCGACGACTGGTTGATATTGTTCTGCGCGTTCAATGAGGTAGCGGGAGACCGTGTCGGCGGCTTCGCCGGCTCCCTGGCCGAAGCCGCCTGCAAGAATGTCGGTTGGAGAGAGCGCTTCGCGCTGGCCGTCGCTGCCCACCTGTCCTGCAAAGATACCGTTGGCGTTGGCGGAAAAGCCGCGTCCGAAGCCGCCAACGATCCCGGCCAGCAGTGCCTGGCTGACAAGGCTGCCTTCGCGGCTGACCACGCGGCCACGCACACCCGACCTTCCGGCAAAGGAGATGAACCCCTTGACCTCGCTCACGGCGAAGCGGCCACCGGGCTGCGCGCAGGTCATGCGCACCAGCTTGACGTACACCTTCTCGGCCGAGAGATCGCCGCGCGCCGCGCCATTGACGAGGCAGCCGGTAATGTCGGTTGTGAGCAGCTTGTTGCCGCGCATGACCGAGCGGGCCGGTCCGGTGATCCGGAGCACCACGGGAAGCGGATCGCTCTGGCTGGCAACGCCGGTCGAGGCGTCGACGCCCACGATGACCGTTGCCGGTGCGTAGCTGTTGGGCGGCAGGTAATCGCGGCTCGCTTCGAGCAGCAAAGCTGGCGCAGTCTCTGCCGCGCGCGGCTTGCCGTCCTTGCCCGTCTCCGCGCCGAAACTCATCAGGCTGAGCTGCCCGCCCTGCGTTTCCGGCGCTCCTTGTGGTGGCTGGGCAGCTCTGCGGGTGCCGACGCCGGGGCCATATGCCGGTGGCGGCGGCAAGGGTGGAGCGGTTGCAGGTGCCTTCGCGGCTTCGCTCAGCTGTGAACGCAGATTGGCGTTCTCAGCCGAGATCGCGTCGATCGCTGCCTGACCGTCGGAGCGCATCTGCGCGTTTTCGCTGCGCAGGGCTTCGAGTTCCTGTTCGATCTCGGGGCGTGGCAACTGCGTTTGCTGCAGATCCTTGATCGCGCGGCCCTGTGCATCGAGCCGGTTACCGTAGCTCGCGACGAACTCGCGCTGCGAGAGGTTGCGATTGACGAGGCCGCCGGTGTCGATTGTCGCCGCACCATTGGCATCACTGCCGCCCTCGTCGCCATCGCCGCCGAAGATGAACATCCCGCCGCCGATGAGCGCGATGGCTCCGATCCCGGCGAGCAGCATCTTCTGGCGCTGCGCGATCTGCGAATTGAGGTTGCGCCGTCCGCTCTCGCGCGCTTCCGGCGAGCCCGGCAGCGGCCTCTTTTCGGTGTCCTTCTGTGTTGCCTCGGCCATCAGTCGAGCCCTCCCCTGGCAAAGACAAGGAAGGCACTGGTCGCTTCACCGGGAGCGAGTGCATCGCGGCCATAGGCAAAGGCGAGCGCACCTGCGGGACCTT carries:
- a CDS encoding DsbC family protein, whose protein sequence is MNYNDHRPGLKARAAHLALACSGAAALLTLGVSAVTAIPASASSLAGDVAQALKLRLPKTPIDTIDCDRLGPWCEVVSNDTLFYIDETARYLFVGRLYDMEERRDVTAARLLELNPDLLAAGAPRAGGEAQGGPNKTPTKAATTRVDLSTLPEDGAIHWGNPKGEKFVVFSDFQCGYCQRLAGELAKAKVHVEERPISIFGAASRKLSEAVICAKDPAKALHAAYAGQAPANGKSCSRAKALDANEAFAKANGFNGTPVIVRARDGAVLHGYRDAATIRRFAAGAKGSGQ
- a CDS encoding TraB/VirB10 family protein, which produces MAEATQKDTEKRPLPGSPEARESGRRNLNSQIAQRQKMLLAGIGAIALIGGGMFIFGGDGDEGGSDANGAATIDTGGLVNRNLSQREFVASYGNRLDAQGRAIKDLQQTQLPRPEIEQELEALRSENAQMRSDGQAAIDAISAENANLRSQLSEAAKAPATAPPLPPPPAYGPGVGTRRAAQPPQGAPETQGGQLSLMSFGAETGKDGKPRAAETAPALLLEASRDYLPPNSYAPATVIVGVDASTGVASQSDPLPVVLRITGPARSVMRGNKLLTTDITGCLVNGAARGDLSAEKVYVKLVRMTCAQPGGRFAVSEVKGFISFAGRSGVRGRVVSREGSLVSQALLAGIVGGFGRGFSANANGIFAGQVGSDGQREALSPTDILAGGFGQGAGEAADTVSRYLIERAEQYQPVVEMPTGIEVEIVFLDGVHVRSSSK